One genomic window of Deltaproteobacteria bacterium includes the following:
- the surE gene encoding 5'/3'-nucleotidase SurE, translating to MNILLTNDDGIHAPGLMALFQSLQAKYDLRVVAPESEQSAVGHAISLSTPLRIKKINKNGAFFGWAINGTPADCVKIAVAELLSPLPDLVISGINLGPNVGINVLYSGTVSAASEAAILGLRALAISLDTYKEPDFSGAARFAGRLARQLPSLPLPPGVSLNVNVPAIPPGLIKGVMLTRQDTSCLAERFERRVDPRENIYYWLAGINQRRDPEPGTDCWALQNGYISITPIHPDLTHYASLAELQKLKWQYS from the coding sequence ATGAACATTCTATTGACCAACGATGATGGTATCCATGCCCCGGGTCTGATGGCCCTGTTTCAGTCCTTACAGGCGAAATATGATCTCCGGGTGGTGGCCCCGGAGAGCGAACAGAGCGCGGTGGGCCACGCCATCAGTCTAAGCACCCCATTGCGGATTAAGAAAATTAATAAAAACGGGGCCTTTTTCGGATGGGCGATTAATGGCACCCCGGCTGATTGCGTCAAGATCGCAGTAGCCGAGTTGTTGTCTCCGCTCCCGGACCTGGTGATCTCCGGGATCAACCTGGGACCTAATGTGGGTATTAATGTCTTATATTCGGGAACAGTGTCGGCGGCTAGCGAAGCAGCTATTTTAGGGCTGCGGGCCCTGGCCATTTCGCTTGACACTTATAAGGAGCCGGATTTTTCCGGAGCGGCTCGCTTTGCCGGCCGGTTGGCCCGACAACTGCCGAGCTTGCCCTTACCCCCGGGGGTCTCACTCAATGTCAATGTCCCCGCCATCCCGCCGGGTCTGATCAAAGGGGTGATGTTGACCCGCCAGGATACCAGCTGTCTGGCCGAACGCTTTGAACGCCGGGTTGATCCTCGGGAAAACATCTATTACTGGCTGGCTGGCATCAATCAACGCCGCGATCCGGAACCGGGCACTGACTGTTGGGCACTTCAGAATGGCTACATCTCCATTACTCCTATTCATCCCGATCTCACCCATTATGCCAGCCTGGCCGAACTCCAGAAGCTCAAGTGGCAGTATTCGTAG